Proteins found in one Nitratiruptor sp. SB155-2 genomic segment:
- a CDS encoding metal ABC transporter permease, translating into MSALTILWPAFVLAILLVFIHAVFGIEIIKRGVIFTDLAIGQIAAVGMAISLAFLDGAYQTPLVFLFALGAGIIIAIATKKVAFIEAFIALLYALGISSIMLILAQSSEGVELFNKMSATDILFTMPKNVGKAALIYTFVALVMFFVYPKLTGLPKEILFFSMLAITVTSSVQNAGVLVVFALLIAPAYAAMVQKKVPKLLFAWTFGTLATIVALLFSYFLDLPTGYAIIFCVVLFSLIFVIVRSIDTAKKFDL; encoded by the coding sequence ATGTCAGCGTTAACAATTCTTTGGCCAGCCTTTGTGCTGGCCATTTTGCTCGTTTTTATTCACGCCGTTTTTGGGATTGAGATTATTAAACGAGGAGTTATATTTACCGACCTTGCTATTGGGCAGATTGCTGCTGTCGGAATGGCCATAAGCTTAGCCTTTTTGGATGGAGCCTACCAAACCCCTCTTGTATTTCTCTTCGCACTCGGTGCAGGTATAATCATAGCGATTGCTACGAAAAAAGTAGCCTTTATTGAAGCATTTATCGCTCTTTTATACGCCCTTGGAATCTCGTCTATTATGCTGATCTTAGCCCAAAGCAGCGAGGGGGTGGAGCTGTTTAACAAAATGAGTGCTACCGATATTTTGTTTACCATGCCAAAAAATGTAGGCAAAGCCGCTTTGATATATACTTTTGTAGCCCTTGTGATGTTTTTTGTCTATCCTAAACTGACAGGTCTACCAAAAGAGATTCTTTTTTTTTCGATGCTGGCCATCACAGTCACCTCATCGGTACAAAATGCAGGAGTTTTAGTGGTTTTTGCTTTGCTTATCGCTCCGGCATACGCAGCAATGGTTCAAAAAAAGGTACCAAAACTTCTTTTTGCCTGGACTTTTGGCACTCTTGCAACTATTGTAGCCTTACTTTTTTCATATTTTTTGGATCTACCAACAGGCTATGCCATTATCTTTTGCGTTGTTCTTTTTTCACTCATTTTTGTCATAGTGCGCTCGATAGATACAGCAAAAAAGTTTGATTTGTAA
- a CDS encoding GMC oxidoreductase: protein MEVDVCIVGSGAGGAPIAYVLQQAGFDVVVVEKGPYIKREDFSKDEIALRRGIFRSNINEEFHVIYQNGKRYVGKECGWSFNNGSLVGGATNFMSGYFHQMQPIDFRLKTEFGAIEGANIEDWPITYEDLKPYYDKVAHVVGVSGEGLPYPPLKENIAAQWFDEACRKLGIRPVKTPRAILSLPKGDRNSCVYSGFCGSYGCSSGAKSSSREAMLQDVKILDNSFVYKLDSDAKRVHTLYYFDQKKKSHKIRASIFVLALSPIETVRLLFNSKNRYFPNGLANSSSHLGKNLIFSAGGIGGGVMKKEMMHEDLFTELQNRALFLNRSLKEWYVYEKGNRRQKGGVIDFLFEHSNIIMQAQNRMWNGNKPLWGAQLAKRLEKINNERVIQFEVFNDWLPTDRCHIGIEPGLKDRWGINVAAIYLDAHPRNREVANFLGKKGIEVLKKMGATSLYYSLSDDPPTNLVAGGCRFGNDPKNSLLDPTCRSWDLENLYISDASFMPTGGSVPYTWTIYANAFRVAENVKKQLRKSIN, encoded by the coding sequence CAAGCTGGATTTGATGTGGTGGTAGTAGAAAAAGGTCCATATATCAAAAGGGAAGATTTCAGTAAAGATGAGATCGCACTTCGAAGAGGGATATTCCGAAGCAATATCAATGAAGAGTTTCATGTCATCTATCAAAATGGTAAGCGTTACGTTGGCAAAGAGTGTGGATGGAGTTTCAATAACGGAAGCCTCGTAGGAGGCGCTACCAATTTTATGAGTGGCTATTTTCACCAGATGCAGCCTATCGATTTTCGGTTAAAAACGGAATTTGGTGCCATAGAAGGAGCAAATATCGAGGATTGGCCCATAACATATGAGGATTTGAAACCCTATTATGACAAAGTTGCTCATGTTGTAGGAGTCAGTGGAGAGGGACTACCCTATCCTCCTTTGAAAGAGAATATTGCTGCACAATGGTTTGATGAAGCGTGTCGAAAGTTAGGGATTCGTCCCGTAAAAACTCCCAGGGCCATTCTCTCTTTACCTAAAGGAGATAGAAACAGCTGCGTCTATTCGGGATTTTGTGGAAGTTATGGCTGCAGCAGCGGCGCAAAATCGAGTTCACGAGAGGCTATGCTGCAAGATGTTAAGATATTAGATAACTCTTTTGTATATAAGCTTGATAGCGATGCAAAAAGGGTGCATACGCTGTACTATTTTGATCAAAAGAAAAAATCACATAAGATCCGTGCCTCAATCTTCGTTTTGGCACTTTCACCTATTGAGACGGTTAGACTGCTTTTCAATTCAAAGAATAGATACTTTCCCAATGGCCTTGCCAACAGCTCATCCCACCTTGGGAAAAACCTCATTTTCAGTGCAGGTGGGATTGGCGGAGGAGTGATGAAAAAAGAGATGATGCACGAAGATCTCTTTACGGAACTTCAAAATAGAGCTCTCTTTTTGAATAGAAGCTTGAAAGAGTGGTATGTGTATGAGAAGGGTAATCGACGGCAAAAGGGAGGAGTGATCGATTTTTTGTTTGAACATAGCAATATCATCATGCAGGCGCAAAATAGAATGTGGAACGGCAACAAGCCTCTTTGGGGTGCGCAGTTGGCGAAACGATTGGAGAAGATCAACAATGAGCGGGTAATACAGTTTGAAGTGTTCAATGACTGGCTACCTACCGATCGTTGCCACATTGGCATAGAACCGGGTTTGAAAGATAGATGGGGGATCAACGTTGCAGCTATCTATCTGGATGCCCATCCAAGAAACAGAGAAGTTGCAAACTTTTTAGGAAAAAAAGGGATAGAGGTACTGAAAAAAATGGGTGCAACATCGCTCTACTACTCTTTGAGCGATGATCCACCCACCAACCTGGTGGCAGGTGGATGCCGATTTGGAAATGATCCTAAAAATTCTCTTCTCGATCCAACTTGCAGATCTTGGGATCTAGAGAACCTCTACATCAGTGATGCTTCTTTTATGCCAACTGGCGGAAGCGTTCCTTATACCTGGACCATTTATGCAAACGCCTTTCGAGTGGCTGAGAATGTCAAAAAGCAATTACGAAAGAGCATAAACTAA
- a CDS encoding metal ABC transporter substrate-binding protein: MRKIVLILLIFTGVFAKVDVVATYGYLGEIVKRVGGKYVKVNVLATPKYDPHFVVPKPSLIGKLSRAHMLVINGAGLEIGWLPPLLTSANNGKINPGRLGFVDASQVIELINKPKAVSRAYGDIHPQGNPHFNTDPHNIIPIAMLVASRLQKIDSLHAKEYEKNLASFLQHWKSFLQEYDAKMAPCKGLKVVQYHQLYNYFLNRYKIVSVGTIESLPGITPSSKHTLKLIALMKQENVKTILQDPYHEKKTANYIAAKTGARVVILPHDIGAVPGADSLENFYLIYEKRLCQR; the protein is encoded by the coding sequence GTCTTTGCAAAAGTAGATGTAGTTGCAACCTATGGCTATCTTGGTGAAATTGTCAAAAGAGTGGGGGGCAAATATGTCAAAGTAAACGTATTAGCCACTCCTAAATACGATCCCCATTTTGTCGTGCCAAAACCCTCATTGATAGGGAAACTGAGCCGAGCCCATATGCTTGTTATCAATGGAGCCGGACTTGAAATCGGCTGGCTTCCACCACTCTTGACAAGCGCAAACAACGGCAAAATAAATCCGGGTCGTCTTGGATTTGTCGATGCCAGCCAGGTTATAGAGCTCATCAATAAACCAAAAGCAGTCTCCAGAGCTTATGGCGATATCCACCCCCAAGGCAACCCGCACTTCAATACGGACCCGCACAATATCATCCCGATTGCGATGCTAGTAGCATCAAGACTGCAAAAGATTGATTCACTCCATGCTAAAGAGTATGAAAAAAATCTTGCCTCTTTTTTACAACACTGGAAGAGTTTTTTACAAGAGTATGACGCAAAAATGGCTCCATGCAAAGGATTGAAAGTTGTACAGTATCATCAGCTTTACAACTATTTTCTAAATCGCTACAAAATTGTGAGCGTTGGAACCATTGAATCCCTTCCTGGCATCACTCCAAGCTCGAAACATACCTTAAAACTCATTGCTCTTATGAAGCAAGAAAATGTCAAAACCATTTTGCAAGACCCATACCACGAAAAAAAGACAGCTAACTACATTGCAGCAAAAACGGGAGCAAGAGTTGTTATACTTCCTCACGATATAGGTGCAGTGCCGGGTGCCGATAGTTTGGAAAACTTCTACCTCATCTATGAGAAAAGATTATGTCAGCGTTAA